TAAAATGAAGAGGCTATTGGAGGGGCCAGGGGAAACGGGAATAAAATGAAGAGGCTATTGGAGGGGCCAGGGGAAACGGGAGTAAATTGAATGGGCTATTGTAGCTGCCAGGAGAAATGGGAGCAAATTGAAGAGGCTATTTGAGGTGTCAGGGGAAGCGGGAGTAAAATGAAGAGGCTACTGGACCTGTCAGGGGAAACGGGTGTAAAATGAGGTTTGTTGGAGGTGCAAGGGGAAACAGGAGTAAAATGAAGAGGCGATTGGAGCTGCCTGGGGAAACGGAAGTAAAATGAGGAGTTTTTTTGAGCTGCAAGGGGAGACAGGAGTAAAATGAGGAGTTTTTTTTGAGCTGCAAGGGGAGACAGGAGTAAAATGAGGAGTTTGTTAGAGCTGCCAGGGGAAACGGGAGTAAAATGAATGTGCTTTTGTAGCTGCCAGGAGAAACGAGCAAAATGAAGAGGCTATTGGAGGTGCCAGGGGAAACGGGAGTAAAATAAAGAGGCTATTGGAGGTGCCAAGGGAGTAAAATTGAAAGGGTTTATTAAAATGAAAAGTTATTTGAAATTTAAGGCGGTATAAGGATGGGAAGGGCTACAAGGGAAACTGTATAAGAGGAGGGTGGGGTAGAATGATCAGGAATAGTATAAGTTTGCCCATACAGACACTTCCTTACAGAAAAGTTTACCCACAACGCAGCTTGCCAACAGCACACCCTACCCATGGAGAACTTTACCTACACCAAGCCGTACCCATAACGAACCTTACCCACAGCAAGTCTTACCCATGGAGAGTTGGTCGCAGCAGATTTGCGATACTTTGATCTTCCACTTCCGGGGGTAAGTTCCGGCGCCGATGTTGAAGTTAAAATCGACCTTTGTGCTCGTTGTTGGGTCCACGTCCAGGTAGTCTGCGGAGACGCCCTTTGGGTCAAAACAGGGACGCTATTGCTCgactgtgtgtgtaagagagagagagaaaaaaagggaaggagggagagaggaagagggagagagagggagagagagggagagaaggagggagagagggagagagaagggatgacatagaaagagagattatGAGCGGGGGGataggttggtgtgtgtgtttgtgtgtgtatgtgtacttgtgtatgttttcgcgtgtgtgaatgggtgtttgTAGGTGTCTGcgtgagtgagcgagaaagagtatGTAAGTGTATTTAACATCTATTTGAGTTCAcataaatatcattaccatattctACAAATGCCTGAAAAGACTCTttaataagccccccccccccccccccctgctccggAGTTTTATAAAGTTGCCAGTCCTCACAGTGGGTGTTGAGGGTCGTCCCGCAAACCTGCGACCACTTCGTGTCTTGCGAGAAGGTGAGGACGTCCTCGAGACACATTCCGGAGTTGTCAGGCGGAGCAAGGTCAACCTCAGTCACGTCAAGTctaagaaatgatgaaaaaataatacgtCAGCAGCGGTCGACATAatggcatataaacacatatgacaTGAGTGCATTGTATAACCAAATATAACATGAGTGCAAATGGTATATAACCAAATATAAAATGAGTGCAAATGGTATATAACCAAATATAGAATGAGTGCAAATGGTATATAACCAAATATAGAATGAGTGTAAATAGCATTAACCAAATAGAACATGAGCGCATtgacatataaccatatatatcatGAGTGCAAATGGCATATTATACCTCAGCTGACAGACGTCGGTATTGAAATTGATCGTCTGCGTACAAGTCATGGCCGTACTGAAGGTAGACGGGTAACCTGGACTCTGGATGTAAGTGCAGTTATTTCTGCTAACTCCACCGCACCCGATCTTTGCTGGCGAGAAAGTTGttcgttaaaaaagaaaaaaagaaaaaaatgaggaaaaaaatatatgtaagagTTGGTTAGGGTGCATGACAGGTGCAGAATGCAGAAGACTACCTAAACCACGAGGGCCCCTCCGAAATTATAGGTTGACTTCTTCTTACAATGACTTTTTATGCTTTGTTCTTATtagcagttctctctctctctcctttttttcatgcATGCGAACTTTTTTGCGTTGCTCttaatccttctctccctctctcctccatctcccccaccctcaaCCTCTTTCTCAACCCCTACctaccccaccctcttcctcattttcaccctctctctcttcccctccctcttcctcaccctttctcttccctccctcctccatctctttcccgctATTTCCTCTCCCCTGACAGACAACCTCGAAAAATACTTACTGACACAGCAGTTCCCGAAGCCGCCTGCGCAGGTGCCCTCCAGACTGCCGCCGTTGAAGAGACAGGTGTGTTTGGCGTAACAAGTCCCCGAGTCGCCAGAAGAGCCGGTGCACGCAGCGTTCTTAAACCTCACGACTGAGAACATCGATACTGGCGGAAAGAAATTAAATCGAAGAAAAATATACGAAATCTTTCATAATGGGAATGGCGCAAGACCTGGATCGCATGTTATCACAgatatgaaagttttttttcgaCATATGTGTGAAGACATACGCTCGATGTTATCATAATGTTAACGGAccaatttgtatgtgtgtgtgtatgtgtgtgtgtgtgtgtgtgtgtgtgtgtgtgtgtgtgtgtgtgtgtgtgtgtgtgtgtgtgtgtgtgtgtgtgtgtgtgtacactcacgaTCCACAATTTCCGACTCCCTAAACCGCGCATATCAACTTTTTTCAACGCTTTTCAGTCGAAGTAAGATTACAGAGGTGACACTGCAGAATATTCTACACACTGCAAAAGTATACTTTTGTGGGAAATCTGTCTTAGTGTTGGCCAGAGACTGCCACTGACCAGGAGTAAGGGAAggatctgtgtttatgtgtgtgtttttctgtgtgagccttgtgtttgtgtatgcaattatttattattaacccATGTATATAGACAGCATGAAGAGTTACTGTTGAGACTCCGGTATTTGAACGAGTGAATCACCTGAATTGCTCTCTGATTGTTTGGGCGAATCTTACAACTTAATAATACGTTACGCGGTATATAATGTGCTAAACATCATGTTGCTGTATAttgtttgattaaaaaaataaatagaaaaaaaaaaatagaggaatgaataaaaaataaaatcgttgattaattatttactttCATGATGTTTATGTTGATTACTGTTAATATcccaactatcattataataatcattattaaggtAATGTTAGGAATGATCAACATTTAtgttggcaataatgatgatgataatgatggtaaagataaaaatgataatgataataatagtaatgaaaataattataataataacataataataatgatattgataatgacaacaataatagaataataaaagggataatggtaataataataataataatagtgaaaaaacacacaaacacaaataggcaaaaacacgaacacgcacacaaagacaaacgCAAAAACACAGGATCTCCGAAGCCGGCAATACGATACGGCTGATTTATGGTCCGAAAGTACAGTTAGGAATGACTGTACGATATTTCCCTCGAAGCACAGAACGGCACGATTTGGGTTCGGAAAATGAGGAAAACTCTTTTTGttaacatgaaaatgataaaccTTTTagttcgtaatatatatattatactatatatatatatatatatattatatacatatacttatatatatatattatatacatatacttatatatatatattatatacaaatacttacatatgaataaataaatatatatatatacgtgtaaatatatataaacaaatatatatatatatcattatatttatcattattttatttttttgttctctctcctttggctgttttttcatgtttttgttgttgatgttttttggttttctcgttttacttgtttcttttgttttgcttgctGTTTTGTGAGTCACAGACAGGGTATACagacatgcacttacacacacagatccTTTCCCTACACCTGGTCAGAGTCAGTCCCtggccttcaccccccccctccccactgcccTCATTACAAGCCAACAATAAGACAAATTTCACTGAAAATAATACTTCTGTAGTGTGTAAAACATTCTGTAGTCTCACCTCTGATAATTTTACATCGACTGAAAAGCGATATACTCGTATGTATTAAAAGACACGACTTAAATATCTAGTCGTGGTTCATGAAGAGATTTCCTGAGAGGGCAGTTGGTAATACGTCGTTAGCGCGGCAGCAACTCTCTTCCACACGGGTTTTGCGAGTTGATATGCGCTGTTTAGGGAGTCAGAGATTGTGGATCGTGAGAGCGTACACTcgccaaaaaaatatttttactctCTGACTTAACACTATGATACGACTACGAAAACGTTTGGAAAAAGTGttgtgagctcgacctgatattggtttagtttagtcctttatttaccaccctggctaactgcacaggcgtgggcaagctgtggtacatttaatgcatggtcataacattaaaTTGTGGTAttaatttgaattttagcctataacattgttatgagtactttatcagtttaaggaaaggaaccattgcacagtcctttatctactcctacgccggcatgtagcttgggcgtggaaaagcattaaaacatttgatatgcggttatgtgatactacattccaaatttaggatacaacataagtatatcttctaagacatcagatgatatgaagtagttacatagttcccggtacccagggccggattatgaccttttggggcccctaggctaattAAATTAGGGGccccctcagacggagccactggggcccctgatctcaaataaacggcttcaaacggggccccttatctcaaataaagggcctcaagcaggggccctttatctcaaagcaggggccacaaacaggggccactttttttttattgggttttcagactcctgggcctccttttgtaaagttgaaattttattttaagttaaattaattattcagcaatgcaaaatattgaaatatatactcatttaaaaacatcacactgtcttgttcttgttttatataaaccatagatgaatgaatcttgcctaaaccggtcatagtgctttatgctacagctttcatgGCGTTgaaaattaatcaactcagtcaagtcctctctgaaggaagctttaatgttGTATAAAATGCGTGGCATGGTCATaacatcccaagatctatatccacactttgtttgtcacatgctgactttgctaggcgatcagcatgatcatgcctaggaattccaacatgcgatggaatccacacaaaacgtatattatggcctcgttcttttgcacgatacacgtttatcctgatgtcatttgctcATGATATTCATTCACTTCAATGcaactttcatatttttctttcatatagcacatcgatttatagttttgaattaCATTTACTTGGTCATCTTACTCTGTCGTGTATCTATGGTgtccacttctggccttgtctgtGATGGATCCACTTGCTTAGCGTCACTGGATCTACAGACACAcagttggcttcgaaatacctaatcttgatattCCGGCACTTAATACTTCCTCAGAGAAATGCATAATTATGACGCTACGAATGGTCTacgaggtctccattgctaatattggcatgatgcGAGGCCCTcgccatatcaactccgaaacacatTTGAACACAAATGATGCTTCTTATGTTCCGAGCTTGGAACACAACAAGTACCAacatttccgaatcaactccttgtgatcgtttcggtttcatctactcccgaataaaaatattttttttttgcacacacacacacacaatgatatatatatatatatatatatatatatatatatatgttatatatgttacacacacacacacaaacacacacacactcacatatacatatatatatatttatatatataacaccctcattacgacacacgcacacatacacatacacacacacaaagatatatatatatatacatatgttatatatgttacacacacacacacacacacactcacacacacatatatatatttatatatataacacactcatttagacatacgcacacatacacacacacgcacacacacacatagacacacacacacacacacacgcgcgcacacacacatacacacacagtgacctgtgttcatatataagttatatatatatgttatatatatataatacaaatatatgtatctatataaaacacatatatatgtatatataaacctatacatatatatttttgacatGGATGTaagtgtacttacacacacacacacacacacatatatatatatctacacatgtatatacacacacatgtaaggtacatataaccaggtagcacCACTTTCATTTAGTctgctgaacaaaaaaaaaaaaagtagtttttTCTAAAGGGTATTCCAACGGCCGTTAATTTGAAAATGCTTTtgtaataacgatagtgaaaaCATAATcgagaaagaaaccaagaaaaacaaagagcTAGGATTTTCATCGAGGCAAAGTGGGGCTACCTGTGTGATGATaccttgcatatatgtatgcatgtgtgtgtgtacttatatacctgtgtgtgtgtttttgtgcttgtctgtttgtgtgcacgtACAAGACCCATATAAATAAGATGTGCACGTCGCCTAACCACACTCGCGCGCTGATTCCAAGATGAAAaacgatctaaaaaaaaaatctaaagagggCGTTTCCCATTCCCGGCGTGCCCTCCGCCGCCGAGCGCCGCAGAGAGCGATGCAGCAATGCCGCTGCTTCCGGCCAGACCGTTAACACGGCTGCGGTGCAGTCGGCCTTCACTTCAGAAAAAACATCATTTAGCTtcggttttatttatatatatattattttacttatttaaatatttatatatatacacaaacacacgcgtgcgcgctcGCGTacgcaaacagatacacacacatatatatgtaaatattaatttatttgtttgtatatgtgtatgcacatacacatacacacacacacatatatatatacacacatatatatacacacatacacatacacacacacacaaatatatacatatatatatatacatacacatatatatatacatacacacatatatatacacatacataaatacatatatatacatacacatatacatatatatatgtatatataaatatatatacatacacacatgtgtacgtacacacacccacacacccacacatacacacaagtatgtgtatatataagtatatatatatacatatatatgtttgtgagtgggtgtgtgcttatgcatgtgtgtactatGTGACAGATTTGTGTATCTAAGGCACCGTATAAGTAAACGTCACAAAACTCTTAGACACAACCCTGGAAATTCCTCTGTTGGCGAAATTGCACTTGCGTAAATCAGTCACATTCAGCGGGGCAAATACAGTGTTTacaatttatctttattatttccatactaaggaaaaaaaaaaaaaaaaaaaagtggtagtTCTAGTGTCTCTAATAACAGGTACGTCAACAGGAAGAGATCGTTACAGAGCGGGAAATAGCGGGGAAATTTTGAGATCTCGTGGTCGATATGATGTCAGAGTTAATTTGATTTCCTTGGCGCTGTTATTACTTTTCAAAAAATCGCTTCAAGAAACAAGATGATGAAGTGTATCAGAAAAGGTCAATATCTTGAATTTGTcttgtaatttttttgttatattataatatgcCATCATTATAAACGACGTGCGATTTTGCTCGGTAATGAGGAATATATCCGTCtaatgtctctttctttttcttctgctgtgtctctctctccctttttccttatcGCCTTTCTGAAATGTGCATAGTGCTGTAAAGTGATTTACCTTCacgcgattctctctctctctctctctctctctcttctctctctctctcttctctctctctctctctctctctctctctctctctctctctctctctctctctctctctctctctctctctctctctctctctctctctctctctctctctctctctctctctctctctctctctctcgctctccctctctctctctttctctctctctctctctctctctctctctctctctctctttctctctctctctctctctcttctctctctctctctctctctctctctctctctctctctctctctctctctctctctctctctctctctctctctctctctctctctctctctctctctctctctctctctctctctctctctcttctctctctctctctctctctctctctctctctctctctctctctctctctctctctctctctctctcttctctctcgtctctctctctcgttctctctctctctctctctctctctctctctctctctctctctctctctctctctctctctctctctctctctctctctctctctctctctctctctctctctcctctctctctctctctctctctctctctcctctctctctctctctctctctcctctctctctctctctctctctctctctctctctctctctctctctctctctctctctctctctctctctctctctcgttctctctctctctctctctctctctctctctctctttctctctcgttctctctctctctctctctctcctctctctctctcctctctctctctcctctctctctctctctctctctctctctctctctctcactctctctctctctctctcccctccctctctctctctctcctctctctctctctctctcatctctctctctctctctctctcattcctctctttctctctctctctctctctctcatctctctctctctctttcctttctccctctctctctctctctctctctcattcctttctctctctctctctctctttctctctcattcctttctctctctctctctctctctctcccccattcctttctctctctctctctctctcccattccttctctctctctctctctctctttctttctttctcctttctcctctctctctctctctctctctctctttctctctttctctttctctttatctctctctctctctctctcattctctctcctctctctcttcctcctctctctttctctctttctcttttctcctctctctctctctctctccccccccccctcacacacacacacacacacacacacacacactgggctgaccgcgacttgtgtgatctatatctctgcttgcttactcttctaaagcaagtcaaagccaccgtccctttttactactcctgcttaaccaaatgtttaaggcgtctatatagagcctttacacacactctctctcattctctctctctttctctctctctctcccccatcctttcctcaaCGTTAATTCTACTGCTTGATTATGCACCTTTCTCTAACATTTTGCCAACAGTTCATATAACATCCAAAAAAGAAAATCCACAAAGTTCGGGGCAAGGACCGCTATGCCAGGAGAACAGGTGGTCCAGTGTCAACTCTCCGTTCTCTATTCAGCTCGTTATTTCGGGTAAATGTATCAAGCTTTGCCAGGGAGACAAAGAGCGGCCCGAACGTAATCTGTCACTCCAGACACTTACATAATGGAACGGGAAGCACCGGGGCTTAAGTGGCGATTCTTGGGCtgattagtcacacacacacacatacacacacacacacatatatatgtgtgtgtgtgtgtgtgtgtgtgtgtgtgtgtgtgtgtgtgtgtgtgtgtatgtgtatgtgtatgtgtatgcgtgtgtgtgcgtgtgtatgtatgtgtatgtgtatgtgtatgtgtagcgtgtgtgtgcgtgtgtatgtatgtgtatgtgtatgtgtgtgtgtgtgtatgtgtatgtatgtgtatgtgtgtgtgtgtgtgtgtgtgtgtgtgtgtgtgtgtatgtgtatgtgtgtatgtgtgtgtgtgtgtgtgtgtgtgtgtgtgtgtgtgtgtgtgtgtgtgtgtgtgtgtatatgtgtgtgtgtgtgtgtgtgtgtgtgtgtgtgtgcctgtgtgtgtgtgtatatatacatatatatatataaatatacatatatgtatatataatatacatatatttatatatgtatatatatgtatatatatgtatacacacacacacacacagacacacacacacatgcacacacacacacacacatacacccacacacccacacacacgcacacttaagtgtgtttgtgtgtgtgtgtgtatatacatatatatacatatatacatatatacatatatacatatataaatatatatattatatatatataaatatatgtatatttatatatgtatgtatgtatatatatatatatatatatatatatatatatatatatatacatacacacacacagacacacacacacacacacacacacacatacacacacacacacacacacacacacacatgtatatgtatgtgtgtgcacacgtacatatacatttttatgtatatacatatacttatatatatgtatatacataaaaatgtatatgtatgtatatgtgcatatatatataattatatatatatatatatacatatgtatatatatatatatatatatatatatgtttgtgtgtgtgtgtatgtgtgtgtgtgtgtgtgtacagtaaatttatatatatatatatatatatatatatatatatatatatatatatattatgcagaaacacatacacacacacacacacacacacactcacatatacatatgtgtgtgtgtgtgtacagtaaatatatatgtacacatatgtataatttaacatatacatttttaacatataaattatatatatatatatatatatatatatatatatgtatatatatatatatatatatatgtgtgtgtgtgtgtgtgtgtgtgtgtgtgtgtgtgtgtgtgtgtgtgtgtgtgtgtgttcgtgtgtgtgtgtgtgtgtgtgtgtgtgtgtgtgtgtgtgtgtgtgtgtgtgtgtgtgtgtgtgtgtgtatgtatatgcacatatatgtatatatacatatatgtatacatacatatatatatgtatatatatatatgaatgtgtgtgtgtgtgtatatatatatatatgtatatatgagt
This sequence is a window from Penaeus chinensis breed Huanghai No. 1 chromosome 10, ASM1920278v2, whole genome shotgun sequence. Protein-coding genes within it:
- the LOC125030020 gene encoding uncharacterized protein LOC125030020; amino-acid sequence: MRNNQPKMCIWVLVMAVLLVSAHADTVSAVNQAERFLSMFSVVRFKNAACTGSSGDSGTCYAKHTCLFNGGSLEGTCAGGFGNCCVTKIGCGGVSRNNCTYIQSPGYPSTFSTAMTCTQTINFNTDVCQLRLDVTEVDLAPPDNSGMCLEDVLTFSQDTKWSQVCGTTLNTHYYLDVDPTTSTKVDFNFNIGAGTYPRKWKIKVSQICCDQLSMAPMGCGQYFTSTTGTIKAWNADGSNRVYLHGQNYAICLRKELDQCSITYTETMADWFLPRCGDTLEFPFSIIQMNNPSTGETCVDLAGIRPVLQPATATLQGPQQIYFVTGDGGNDHFGVGQNSNLDLDFSQGAC